A genomic region of Christiangramia sp. OXR-203 contains the following coding sequences:
- a CDS encoding GNAT family N-acetyltransferase, whose product MEIREADEYDIPKIVKVLKASLGEDQLELSEKVWKYKHLENPFGKSIVLIADENKETIGVRAFMRWEWQFGKEKFQALRAVDTATHPSHQGKGVFKKLTLKAVENSKANDYHFIFNTPNEQSRPGYLKMGWKEVGKIHVGIKPSFSFLKFKNTGKSYEIRKNITNEHLDSLCREWNNKLAAKPGLFTPKSAEMLRWRYEENPLQSYEVLADNGYYLAAYVKKRGSFKEFRVAEYIYDEKLLSKKELKTIIDRLVSNFSCQMVSFSPNLLKMSGKKGHFGPVLTLNTLNVEDIQNEEFLKLTNWNNSLGDLELF is encoded by the coding sequence ATGGAAATTCGGGAAGCTGATGAATATGATATTCCTAAAATTGTCAAGGTTTTAAAAGCCAGCTTGGGAGAAGATCAACTAGAACTTTCAGAAAAAGTATGGAAATACAAGCATCTAGAGAATCCATTTGGAAAATCTATTGTTTTAATTGCTGATGAAAATAAAGAAACTATAGGAGTTCGTGCATTTATGCGTTGGGAATGGCAATTCGGGAAAGAAAAATTTCAAGCATTGAGAGCGGTAGATACTGCTACTCATCCAAGCCATCAAGGGAAGGGAGTTTTTAAAAAATTAACTTTGAAAGCTGTTGAAAACTCAAAAGCAAATGATTATCATTTTATATTTAATACTCCAAATGAGCAAAGCCGGCCGGGCTATTTAAAAATGGGATGGAAGGAGGTTGGTAAAATACATGTAGGAATAAAGCCTTCTTTCTCATTTTTGAAATTTAAAAATACTGGCAAATCTTATGAAATTAGAAAAAATATTACCAATGAGCATTTAGATAGCTTATGTAGAGAATGGAATAATAAATTAGCAGCTAAACCTGGTTTATTTACTCCTAAATCTGCTGAGATGCTTAGGTGGCGTTATGAAGAAAACCCACTACAGTCTTATGAAGTTCTCGCTGATAACGGGTATTATTTAGCTGCTTATGTGAAAAAAAGAGGTAGTTTTAAGGAATTCAGGGTAGCGGAGTATATTTATGATGAAAAATTATTGAGTAAAAAGGAACTAAAAACAATTATAGATAGATTGGTAAGTAATTTTAGCTGCCAGATGGTTAGTTTTTCCCCAAATTTATTGAAAATGTCTGGTAAAAAAGGGCATTTTGGACCAGTATTAACCCTTAATACTCTCAATGTAGAAGATATCCAAAATGAGGAATTTTTAAAACTTACTAATTGGAATAATAGCCTGGGAGACTTAGAATTATTTTGA
- a CDS encoding sugar transferase, whose amino-acid sequence MYRNLIKPIFDFLAAVIALVLLSPVLIVVTILLYRANNGKPFFYQARPGRNGDIFRIVKYKTMTDEKDPTGNLLPDSERLTKIGSFVRKTSIDEIPQLFNVLKGDMSIVGPRPLLPQYLELYNAEQLKRHEVKPGITGWAQVNGRNAISWLKKFEYDVWYVEKQSFFLDLQILLKTIKKVVISEGINADNMATTEPFNGNN is encoded by the coding sequence ATGTATAGAAATTTAATTAAACCAATCTTTGATTTTTTAGCTGCTGTTATAGCGCTGGTACTTCTAAGTCCGGTTTTAATTGTCGTCACTATATTATTATATCGGGCAAACAACGGTAAGCCATTTTTTTATCAGGCGAGACCTGGTAGAAATGGGGATATTTTCAGAATAGTGAAGTATAAAACCATGACTGATGAAAAGGATCCAACGGGCAATCTGTTACCGGATTCAGAACGATTAACCAAAATTGGTAGTTTTGTTCGAAAGACTTCAATTGATGAAATACCACAATTGTTTAATGTTCTGAAAGGTGACATGAGTATTGTTGGTCCAAGACCATTACTTCCTCAGTATCTAGAGCTATATAATGCCGAACAACTAAAACGGCATGAAGTTAAACCGGGAATTACAGGATGGGCGCAGGTAAACGGGAGGAATGCAATAAGCTGGCTCAAAAAATTCGAATATGATGTGTGGTACGTAGAGAAGCAATCATTTTTTCTGGATCTTCAAATATTATTAAAAACTATCAAAAAAGTTGTAATTTCTGAAGGAATAAATGCGGATAACATGGCTACCACAGAACCTTTTAACGGTAACAATTAA
- a CDS encoding DegT/DnrJ/EryC1/StrS family aminotransferase: MANDKIWLSSPHMGGNELKYIHDAFDENWIAPLGPNVTGFESDIKKYLGGNVEVAALSSGTAALHLALIMLGVSNGDEVICQSMTFAASANPIKYLGATPIFIDSESKTLNICPDQLEMAIEDRIKRGKTPKAIIAVHLYGMPYHVDRINTIADKYNIPVIEDAAEALGSTYRGKNCGTFGELAILSFNGNKIITTSGGGALVTKTEKMKQKAVFLATQARDDAPHYQHSEIGYNYRLSNISAGIGRGQMEVLDERVSARREMFEFYVNLFRDVEGVRLFSEPSTDYFSNHWLSVLTIDSEITGFTREDLRESLAALNIECRPLWKPMHMQPVFEDSPFYGTGVAETMFDNGLCLPSGSNLSDNDRSRISNAIKSHLKKDQ; the protein is encoded by the coding sequence ATGGCAAACGATAAGATCTGGTTATCCTCCCCGCATATGGGTGGTAATGAGTTAAAATATATTCACGATGCATTCGATGAAAACTGGATAGCACCTTTGGGTCCAAACGTTACTGGATTCGAAAGTGATATTAAAAAATATCTTGGTGGAAATGTTGAAGTTGCTGCATTAAGTTCTGGTACGGCTGCCTTGCATCTTGCTCTAATTATGCTTGGTGTTTCGAATGGAGATGAAGTGATATGTCAAAGTATGACCTTTGCAGCTTCTGCCAATCCTATAAAGTACCTGGGTGCCACTCCAATATTTATTGATAGTGAATCTAAAACTTTGAATATCTGTCCTGATCAGCTGGAGATGGCTATAGAAGATAGAATAAAAAGAGGAAAAACGCCGAAAGCTATTATTGCAGTTCACTTATATGGAATGCCATATCATGTAGATCGAATTAATACCATTGCAGATAAATATAACATTCCAGTCATTGAAGATGCGGCAGAAGCACTTGGGAGTACATACCGTGGTAAGAATTGTGGCACCTTCGGCGAATTGGCTATTTTGTCATTTAACGGTAATAAGATCATCACAACGTCTGGTGGTGGCGCCTTGGTTACTAAGACTGAGAAAATGAAACAAAAAGCTGTTTTTCTCGCAACTCAGGCGAGGGATGATGCTCCGCATTACCAGCATAGCGAAATTGGTTACAATTATAGATTGAGTAATATTTCTGCAGGAATTGGTCGTGGACAAATGGAGGTTTTGGATGAAAGAGTAAGTGCAAGACGTGAAATGTTTGAATTTTACGTAAATTTATTCCGGGATGTTGAAGGTGTTAGGTTGTTTTCTGAACCATCTACAGATTATTTCAGTAATCATTGGTTAAGCGTTTTAACTATTGATAGTGAGATTACTGGGTTCACTAGAGAAGACTTAAGAGAATCACTTGCTGCTTTGAATATTGAATGTCGACCACTTTGGAAGCCTATGCACATGCAACCTGTTTTTGAGGATAGTCCGTTTTACGGCACGGGAGTTGCTGAAACCATGTTCGACAATGGACTCTGTTTGCCAAGTGGTAGCAATCTGTCGGATAATGATAGATCCAGAATCAGTAATGCAATTAAAAGTCATTTGAAAAAAGACCAATAG
- the asnB gene encoding asparagine synthase (glutamine-hydrolyzing), producing MCGINGFITRGHVSEEGLREQLEGMNNKIIHRGPDQDGFFTESNSDYSVAMAMRRLSIIDLGTGAQPIFSKDKKALIFFNGEIYNYRELKDVLLEKNHEFKTTSDTEVILKAYEEWGTESFGMLDGMFAFSIYDKSKNKIFIARDFFGEKPLYYTKTDSQLIWGSELKSLVKELSQKPQISKEGLNLYFRLTYIPAPYSIYEGVHKLEANHYMEITLENFQAKTFPIKDDKFLSIDPEISFKEAKSKTHDLVLESVKSRSVADVPLGTFLSGGVDSSVVSLALSKQVKDKIDTFSVGFEKKSFDETDKSRTVAKLINSNHHEFIISVNDLKGNLDEILLNFDEPFADSSSLPTYLVANKTRQQVKVALTGDGGDEIFGGYNKYYIGKMNQKYSSVVPKPIHTKLKAVANTVLSTKDDKRGTRFKLRKLMNAINYEGDFYYNIISLAFQEEDVAQLLKDKWVKSKVFQPYKNTINNKAEKLTDFRNIDRILSLEGDMLVKVDRTSMLTSLESRAPFLNKKLWNFTAQLPEGYLMKGWNKKYILKEAFKEYFPKDFLNKSKKGFGVPVGDWLRGYLKPELKSYIDNHFLEEQNLFEKEFVRNLVENHISGKQDNTFRVWAFFCFQKWYKVTYLTL from the coding sequence ATGTGCGGAATTAACGGCTTTATTACTAGGGGCCATGTCAGTGAAGAAGGTCTTAGAGAGCAGCTTGAGGGAATGAATAATAAAATTATCCATCGAGGACCAGACCAGGATGGGTTTTTTACTGAATCTAATTCGGATTATTCAGTGGCTATGGCTATGCGCAGACTATCGATTATTGATTTAGGTACGGGAGCTCAACCTATTTTCAGCAAGGATAAAAAAGCGCTCATTTTTTTTAACGGCGAGATTTATAATTACCGGGAATTAAAAGATGTTTTATTAGAAAAGAATCACGAGTTTAAAACAACTTCAGATACAGAAGTGATTTTGAAAGCCTATGAGGAATGGGGTACAGAAAGTTTCGGGATGTTGGATGGTATGTTTGCTTTTAGTATTTATGATAAATCTAAAAATAAAATATTTATAGCCAGAGATTTTTTTGGAGAAAAGCCATTGTATTATACCAAAACTGATAGCCAGCTAATTTGGGGATCAGAATTAAAATCGCTCGTTAAAGAATTATCCCAAAAGCCTCAGATTTCAAAAGAAGGCCTAAATCTTTATTTCAGGTTAACCTATATTCCTGCGCCATATTCAATTTATGAAGGAGTTCATAAGCTGGAGGCCAATCACTATATGGAGATAACGCTTGAAAATTTCCAAGCGAAAACTTTTCCTATTAAAGATGATAAGTTCCTTTCTATAGATCCTGAAATATCATTTAAAGAAGCGAAATCTAAAACACACGATCTGGTGCTTGAGAGTGTTAAAAGTAGATCTGTAGCCGATGTTCCTTTGGGAACTTTTCTTTCTGGAGGTGTGGACTCATCTGTGGTTTCTCTGGCTCTTTCTAAACAAGTCAAAGATAAGATAGATACTTTTTCGGTAGGTTTCGAGAAAAAATCCTTTGATGAAACAGATAAATCCCGTACCGTAGCTAAGTTGATCAATAGTAATCACCATGAATTTATCATTTCTGTAAATGACTTAAAGGGTAATTTAGATGAGATATTGCTCAATTTTGATGAACCATTTGCAGATTCTTCTTCACTTCCTACTTATCTGGTAGCAAACAAAACCAGACAACAAGTTAAAGTAGCTCTGACCGGAGATGGTGGAGATGAAATTTTTGGAGGATATAATAAGTACTATATTGGTAAGATGAACCAGAAATACTCATCGGTTGTACCAAAACCTATACATACTAAACTAAAAGCGGTAGCAAATACGGTGCTAAGTACAAAAGATGATAAGCGTGGAACTCGATTTAAATTGAGAAAATTGATGAATGCGATCAATTATGAAGGTGATTTCTATTATAATATAATTTCACTCGCTTTTCAGGAAGAAGATGTAGCGCAATTGCTCAAAGATAAATGGGTGAAATCAAAAGTCTTTCAACCTTACAAAAACACTATCAATAATAAAGCTGAGAAGCTAACAGATTTTCGTAATATCGATAGGATTTTAAGTCTGGAAGGGGATATGCTGGTTAAAGTAGATCGTACGAGTATGCTGACTTCTTTGGAGTCACGGGCTCCTTTTTTAAATAAAAAGCTTTGGAACTTTACTGCTCAGTTACCAGAAGGTTATTTGATGAAGGGATGGAATAAGAAATATATTTTGAAAGAAGCTTTTAAAGAGTATTTCCCGAAAGATTTTTTAAATAAATCTAAAAAAGGTTTTGGCGTACCCGTAGGAGATTGGCTTAGAGGGTATTTGAAACCTGAGTTAAAATCTTATATAGATAATCACTTCTTGGAAGAACAGAATTTATTCGAGAAAGAGTTTGTACGGAATCTAGTGGAAAATCACATTAGCGGAAAACAGGACAATACTTTTAGAGTGTGGGCTTTCTTTTGTTTTCAAAAGTGGTATAAAGTAACTTACTTGACTTTATAA
- a CDS encoding polysaccharide biosynthesis protein produces MGSIRKALSNIISGPDNSLDIRNLRYLPRWAILMIDIGLVTISTILTIFILLDLSPFQYTLLNFYEKALLVITMNVGFFFVFKTYAGIIRYSSNVDALKLLLSTCSAFIGLVVINYASYFLIGQKIFLIGGLLINLWISFSLLFLFRLSVKQFYEYFKILQKNESLINAVILGVDENAISIAGALEIEHPRRFRIVGFLTQDSHKRLRVLDKPVLKHTKKIHEELNSLGAEAIIFSEHTLSSEEKFKLVEECLEHDIAIYNAPLVSTWGGEPIANKVKTLQIEDLLDREPINLETQNKIEQLTNRTILVTGAAGSIGSEIVRQVAKYDPKRLIILDQAETPLHNLQLEVESKFPDLNFKVIVCDVGNQKRLELMFQNQDIDVVYHAAAYKHVPLMESNPHEAVFVNIHGTKNLADLAVKYNVGHFVMVSTDKAVNPSNVMGASKRAAEMYVQSLFHNQLQTGIGSTKFITTRFGNVLGSNGSVVPLFKKQIEKGGPVTITHPDIIRYFMTIPEACQLVLEAGAMGKGGEIFVFDMGEPVKIMDLAIKMIKLAGYQPNKHIKIRITGLRPGEKLYEELLNDDSQTLPTHHKKIMIGQEVVRDYEGINENILKIIKSATKLKNDKVVAKLKELIPEFKSNNSSYEKLDNLNQTKKSGIN; encoded by the coding sequence ATGGGGAGCATAAGAAAAGCCCTTTCCAACATAATATCAGGTCCTGATAATTCTTTAGATATCCGAAATCTCAGATATCTTCCTAGGTGGGCAATTTTGATGATCGATATAGGTCTGGTTACTATCTCAACGATTTTAACCATTTTTATACTTTTAGATCTATCTCCTTTCCAGTATACATTATTAAATTTTTATGAGAAAGCACTTCTGGTGATCACCATGAACGTCGGTTTCTTTTTTGTCTTTAAAACTTATGCCGGAATTATAAGATATTCTTCAAATGTGGATGCTTTGAAATTGCTACTTTCCACTTGTAGTGCTTTCATCGGTTTGGTTGTGATTAATTATGCATCTTACTTTTTAATAGGTCAGAAAATCTTTTTAATTGGTGGACTACTGATCAATTTATGGATATCATTTTCGCTATTATTCCTTTTCAGACTTAGTGTCAAGCAATTCTACGAATATTTTAAAATTCTTCAGAAAAATGAGTCTCTCATTAATGCTGTTATCTTAGGGGTTGATGAAAATGCGATCTCTATAGCAGGTGCGCTTGAAATTGAACATCCCCGTCGATTCCGAATTGTGGGATTTCTAACACAGGATTCACACAAAAGACTTCGAGTACTGGATAAGCCAGTTTTAAAGCATACCAAAAAAATTCATGAAGAACTAAATTCTCTTGGAGCTGAAGCAATCATATTTTCAGAACACACACTTTCTTCTGAAGAAAAATTTAAATTAGTAGAAGAGTGTTTGGAACACGACATTGCAATTTATAATGCTCCATTAGTTTCCACCTGGGGCGGTGAACCGATAGCCAATAAGGTAAAAACGTTGCAGATTGAAGATCTTCTGGATAGAGAACCTATTAATCTAGAAACTCAGAACAAAATTGAGCAATTAACCAACAGAACAATCCTGGTTACTGGTGCAGCAGGTTCTATTGGTAGCGAGATCGTGAGACAGGTTGCTAAATATGATCCAAAACGTTTGATAATATTGGATCAGGCCGAAACACCTCTTCATAATTTACAATTGGAGGTGGAATCCAAGTTTCCTGACCTAAACTTCAAAGTAATTGTTTGCGACGTAGGGAACCAAAAGAGATTGGAACTTATGTTCCAGAATCAAGACATTGATGTGGTTTATCATGCAGCAGCATATAAACATGTACCGTTGATGGAAAGTAATCCCCATGAAGCTGTGTTCGTTAATATCCATGGAACCAAAAATCTCGCGGATCTTGCCGTGAAGTACAATGTAGGACACTTCGTTATGGTTTCAACAGATAAAGCGGTTAATCCGAGTAATGTAATGGGCGCTTCTAAAAGAGCTGCTGAAATGTACGTTCAATCCTTATTTCATAATCAGCTTCAAACTGGTATAGGATCTACAAAATTTATAACCACTCGTTTCGGTAACGTTCTAGGTTCTAATGGTTCGGTTGTACCGCTTTTCAAGAAACAAATAGAGAAAGGCGGCCCTGTAACTATTACTCATCCTGATATCATTCGATATTTCATGACCATTCCTGAAGCTTGCCAGTTAGTTCTGGAAGCGGGAGCCATGGGTAAAGGGGGCGAAATATTTGTTTTCGATATGGGTGAGCCAGTGAAAATTATGGACTTAGCCATCAAAATGATAAAACTTGCAGGTTATCAACCAAACAAGCATATTAAGATTAGAATTACTGGACTAAGACCAGGTGAGAAATTATATGAAGAGCTATTGAATGATGATAGTCAAACGCTTCCAACGCATCATAAAAAAATCATGATTGGGCAGGAGGTTGTAAGAGATTACGAAGGTATCAACGAGAATATTCTCAAGATAATAAAATCTGCTACTAAGTTGAAAAATGATAAAGTAGTTGCTAAACTTAAAGAGTTAATACCGGAATTTAAGAGCAATAATTCATCTTACGAAAAACTGGATAATTTAAATCAAACCAAAAAATCAGGAATTAATTAA
- a CDS encoding polysaccharide biosynthesis/export family protein, translating to MKKLLIIAVISSCLFSCATKDQVVYFNNVKSLNGQRNLLEYEPKIEKNDVLRINVSSSSINPEIVAPFQMNQQGGQSSGGGGQSQSLTGYLVSPKGTINFPVLGTIDVEGLTRTEIQQDLETKIADYVIDPVVDVRIVNFSITVLGEVGNPGRVQINDGRVTMPELLAMSGDINYTGKRQNIRIIRESNGVKSVGFINMTETDLFSSPYYYLKQNDIVYVEPTYARMKSAGFFGNPGAIIGLISSIIGLVFIFTR from the coding sequence ATGAAGAAATTATTAATCATTGCAGTTATATCTAGCTGTTTATTCAGCTGCGCTACTAAAGACCAGGTAGTCTATTTTAATAATGTCAAATCATTAAATGGTCAGCGCAACTTATTAGAATATGAACCGAAAATTGAAAAAAATGATGTTCTAAGAATAAATGTTTCTTCATCCTCAATTAACCCTGAAATTGTAGCACCCTTTCAAATGAACCAGCAAGGTGGGCAATCTTCAGGAGGCGGAGGTCAAAGTCAATCTCTAACTGGTTATTTAGTTAGTCCTAAAGGAACTATTAATTTCCCGGTACTGGGTACTATTGACGTAGAAGGTTTAACCAGAACTGAGATACAGCAAGATTTAGAAACGAAAATAGCGGATTATGTAATTGATCCTGTTGTTGACGTGAGGATAGTTAATTTCAGTATTACAGTTTTAGGAGAAGTGGGCAATCCAGGAAGGGTTCAAATTAATGACGGTAGAGTTACGATGCCAGAACTTCTCGCGATGAGTGGCGATATTAATTATACTGGGAAACGTCAAAATATAAGAATTATTAGAGAAAGCAATGGTGTGAAATCTGTTGGATTTATTAATATGACAGAAACAGATTTATTTAGTAGCCCATACTACTATCTCAAGCAGAATGACATAGTATATGTAGAGCCTACTTACGCAAGAATGAAGTCTGCTGGTTTCTTTGGTAATCCAGGAGCAATTATAGGCCTTATAAGTTCAATTATTGGTTTAGTGTTTATATTTACAAGATAA
- a CDS encoding polysaccharide deacetylase family protein produces the protein MEKKEYFLNTRKIIPEILKLFEDYNIACTWATVGMLFNQNWEEWNANMPEVLPNYKNRALSAYSYGKKIQSEENEVLCFAPDIIKSIVNTPRQEVATHTYSHYYCLEHAQTIHSFETDLQQCVDMAILCGVNLTSLVFPRNQFNKEYLKVCKNLGIDNVRSNPTDWYWRSTKNNSILNKIFRTGDAYVGLNDKSYKQPEDPINFNLPISQKASRFLRPYSTNKRFNDLKLKRIKGEMTKAALNGEIYHLWWHPHNFGNHPDESLEDLKQLLIHFDNLRKKHGYSSLNMDDIGRLVKK, from the coding sequence ATGGAAAAAAAGGAGTATTTCCTTAATACCCGCAAAATTATACCTGAAATTCTCAAACTATTTGAAGATTATAATATTGCCTGCACCTGGGCAACTGTTGGCATGCTTTTTAATCAAAATTGGGAAGAATGGAATGCTAATATGCCTGAGGTATTACCAAATTATAAGAATCGGGCTCTTTCTGCATATAGTTATGGCAAGAAAATTCAATCTGAAGAAAACGAGGTATTGTGTTTCGCGCCAGATATTATAAAAAGTATTGTAAATACCCCCAGACAGGAAGTAGCCACCCATACCTATTCTCATTACTATTGCCTTGAACATGCCCAGACTATTCATAGTTTTGAGACCGATCTTCAACAGTGTGTAGACATGGCAATACTATGTGGTGTGAATTTAACATCACTTGTTTTTCCCCGAAATCAATTTAATAAAGAATATTTGAAAGTTTGCAAAAATTTGGGAATTGATAATGTACGTTCTAATCCTACCGATTGGTATTGGAGGAGTACAAAAAACAACTCTATTCTAAATAAAATTTTTAGAACCGGTGATGCCTATGTAGGTCTTAATGATAAGTCCTACAAACAGCCTGAAGACCCTATTAATTTTAACCTACCAATATCTCAAAAAGCATCCAGATTTCTGAGACCTTATTCTACCAATAAAAGATTTAATGATTTAAAATTAAAAAGAATCAAAGGAGAAATGACTAAAGCTGCTCTCAACGGAGAAATTTATCATTTATGGTGGCATCCACATAATTTCGGGAATCACCCGGATGAAAGTCTGGAAGACCTGAAGCAGCTTCTAATTCATTTTGACAATTTGAGAAAAAAACATGGCTATTCATCACTAAATATGGATGATATAGGAAGGCTAGTCAAAAAATAA
- a CDS encoding glycosyltransferase family 4 protein yields MQKLVRVTTIPLSLEKLLEGQLTFMSQHYQVIAVAADEKRLEKYGVDNNVETYAVELTRAITPIADLKAVFKLTSYLRKEKPLIIHSHTPKAGIISMLAGWLAGVPIRLHTVAGLPLLEVKGFKRRILDFVEKLTYKLAHKVFPNSFELKKIILDLNYANESKLKVLGNGSSNGIDTTYFDPQRFTEDFKSDLRSKFGIPQEDIVFVFVGRLVKEKGIEELVRAFNELRVSSPKCSLLLIGPYEQDLDPISEEIIQEIEKNPKIITTGYELDVRPYFAIANILTFPSYREGFPNVVLQAGAMSLPAIVSNINGCNEIIQNGENGIIIPVKSEEALKVAMKKLVDDIDLRSQLTLNARQVIQKKYEREYFWQILLKEYKELESSLKHD; encoded by the coding sequence ATGCAAAAGCTTGTTCGTGTCACCACTATACCATTGTCTCTGGAAAAACTTCTTGAAGGACAACTTACGTTCATGAGTCAGCATTACCAGGTTATAGCCGTTGCTGCAGATGAAAAGAGACTCGAAAAATATGGAGTTGATAATAATGTAGAAACCTACGCTGTAGAATTGACTAGAGCAATAACTCCTATTGCTGACCTTAAAGCTGTATTTAAACTCACTAGTTATTTACGCAAAGAAAAACCTTTGATTATTCATAGTCATACTCCTAAAGCAGGTATCATTAGTATGCTAGCTGGTTGGCTCGCAGGTGTTCCAATAAGGCTACATACAGTTGCAGGTTTACCATTGCTAGAAGTAAAGGGTTTCAAAAGAAGAATTTTAGACTTTGTAGAGAAGCTTACTTATAAGCTAGCTCATAAAGTATTTCCAAATTCTTTTGAATTAAAGAAAATCATTCTTGATTTAAATTATGCAAATGAATCTAAATTGAAGGTGTTAGGGAATGGAAGCTCAAATGGGATAGATACGACGTATTTTGATCCTCAACGATTTACAGAAGACTTCAAATCAGATTTAAGGTCAAAATTTGGTATTCCACAGGAAGATATTGTTTTTGTCTTTGTAGGGAGATTGGTGAAAGAGAAGGGTATTGAAGAACTTGTGCGTGCTTTCAATGAACTTAGAGTTAGTTCACCGAAATGTAGTTTGCTGCTAATTGGCCCCTATGAGCAGGATCTGGACCCAATTTCCGAAGAAATAATTCAGGAAATTGAAAAAAATCCGAAAATCATAACTACTGGTTACGAGCTGGATGTTCGACCATATTTTGCAATTGCAAATATTCTAACTTTTCCATCGTATCGAGAAGGTTTTCCAAATGTAGTTTTACAGGCGGGAGCCATGTCATTACCAGCAATCGTTTCTAATATTAATGGTTGTAATGAAATCATCCAGAATGGTGAGAACGGAATTATCATACCGGTAAAGTCGGAAGAAGCGCTGAAGGTTGCTATGAAAAAATTAGTCGATGATATAGATTTAAGAAGTCAGCTAACATTAAATGCTCGGCAAGTAATTCAAAAAAAATATGAGAGAGAGTACTTTTGGCAAATTCTGTTAAAAGAATACAAAGAGTTAGAAAGCTCTCTGAAACATGATTAA
- a CDS encoding acetyltransferase — protein sequence MILFGASGHAKVILDIINSGTGDTVDYILDDNSEIFDLAGFQVDHAVDRNILQTNNTIVAIGDNKIRKNICVKYNIKLHEALIHKTATVSKAATVSKGSVVMAGAVINHSAKIGENSIINSNAIIEHDVSIAKFVHVSPSASVTGGVSIGEGSHIGAGASIIPGIKIGKWVTIGAGAVILKDVPDHAVVVGNPGRIIKYNKN from the coding sequence ATGATTTTATTTGGGGCAAGCGGACATGCAAAAGTAATTCTTGATATTATCAATTCAGGAACTGGTGATACCGTAGATTATATATTAGATGATAATTCTGAAATATTTGATTTAGCTGGTTTTCAGGTCGATCATGCAGTTGATAGAAACATCCTTCAGACGAACAATACAATTGTTGCTATTGGAGATAACAAGATTCGGAAGAATATTTGTGTAAAATATAATATAAAGCTACATGAGGCATTGATTCACAAAACTGCAACTGTTTCAAAAGCAGCGACTGTGTCAAAAGGATCTGTTGTCATGGCTGGAGCTGTAATAAACCACTCAGCGAAAATAGGCGAAAACAGCATTATTAATTCGAATGCTATCATTGAACACGATGTAAGCATCGCTAAATTTGTACATGTATCGCCAAGTGCAAGTGTGACTGGAGGAGTAAGTATTGGAGAAGGCTCCCACATTGGGGCTGGAGCTTCAATTATTCCAGGAATAAAAATTGGCAAATGGGTTACAATTGGTGCAGGCGCCGTTATATTGAAGGATGTTCCAGATCATGCCGTTGTGGTTGGGAATCCAGGCCGAATAATTAAATACAATAAGAATTAA